In Candidatus Bathyarchaeia archaeon, the following are encoded in one genomic region:
- the asnS gene encoding asparagine--tRNA ligase, whose product MSVSDILDGKLTEKEVEIKGWLVTKRSGGGVQFLMVRDGTGTIQATVHKDEVSKKVFSDADKLTQESSIIIKGVVKEDKRAPGGYEIRIKDLQIIHLAEPEYPLGKKEHGIDFLLGFRQLWVRSPRQVAILKVRAEIVKACRDFLDERGFTLTDSPILTPAAVEGVATLFEVPYFGDKAFLTQSGQLYVEATIAAFGKVYCFGPTFRAEKSKTPRHLTEFWMLEPEMAFYTFEDNLKLQEELVTYIVKTVLEKRKRELEALKRDLKPLEKVEPPFERISYTEAIEMLQKAKCPIQWGEDLGAPHERFISLKFEKPVFVHRYPAKVKAFYMQPDPKNPEVALCADLMAPEGYGEIIGGSERIHDLKLLEQRIEEFGLPKKAYEWYLDLRRYGSVPHSGFGLGLERTVMWICKLKHIREAIPFPRTITRIYP is encoded by the coding sequence ATGAGCGTTAGCGATATATTAGACGGAAAACTAACCGAAAAAGAAGTTGAGATAAAGGGCTGGCTAGTTACAAAACGTTCCGGCGGCGGAGTCCAGTTTTTGATGGTGCGAGACGGAACTGGAACAATACAAGCCACAGTTCACAAAGACGAAGTCTCTAAGAAAGTTTTCAGCGACGCTGACAAACTAACACAAGAATCATCCATCATAATTAAAGGCGTAGTTAAGGAGGACAAAAGAGCACCAGGCGGCTACGAAATAAGAATTAAGGATTTACAAATTATCCATTTAGCAGAACCAGAATATCCATTAGGCAAGAAGGAACACGGCATCGATTTCTTACTTGGCTTTCGACAATTATGGGTTCGAAGCCCAAGGCAAGTTGCTATATTGAAAGTGAGAGCTGAAATCGTGAAAGCATGCAGAGATTTCTTGGATGAAAGAGGTTTCACCTTAACGGATTCTCCAATTCTCACCCCAGCCGCCGTAGAGGGCGTTGCAACTCTTTTTGAAGTTCCATATTTCGGCGACAAAGCATTCCTAACACAAAGCGGACAGCTTTATGTTGAAGCTACAATCGCCGCGTTTGGCAAAGTTTACTGTTTCGGACCAACCTTTCGAGCTGAAAAATCAAAAACTCCACGGCATTTAACAGAGTTCTGGATGCTTGAGCCTGAAATGGCATTCTACACTTTTGAGGATAATTTGAAGCTTCAAGAAGAATTAGTCACATATATAGTGAAAACAGTCTTGGAAAAAAGAAAGCGAGAACTGGAAGCCTTAAAGAGAGACTTAAAGCCTCTGGAAAAAGTTGAGCCTCCTTTCGAAAGAATCAGCTACACGGAAGCAATAGAGATGCTGCAGAAAGCCAAATGCCCAATACAATGGGGAGAAGATTTGGGAGCACCTCATGAAAGATTCATTTCATTAAAATTTGAAAAACCTGTCTTCGTTCACAGATACCCAGCAAAAGTCAAAGCCTTCTACATGCAACCTGACCCGAAAAATCCTGAAGTTGCGCTTTGCGCTGATTTGATGGCTCCTGAAGGCTACGGCGAAATAATTGGAGGAAGCGAAAGAATTCACGATTTAAAACTGCTTGAACAAAGAATAGAAGAGTTCGGCTTGCCTAAGAAGGCTTACGAATGGTATTTAGATTTAAGAAGGTACGGCTCAGTGCCTCACTCCGGGTTTGGATTGGGACTTGAAAGAACTGTTATGTGGATATGTAAACTAAAGCACATACGGGAAGCAATTCCTTTCCCTAGGACAATCACTAGAATTTATCCCTAA
- a CDS encoding cation diffusion facilitator family transporter: MEKHNQKLLILKISTVAIMSVVFVEVILGFIVGSLAILSDGAHALLDAISMFVLVIATRASLKPPDEEHMYGHEKIEPIGGLIGGIILSVTAVFLMFEAVLKLLESKPYLISEWEFAGFIAIAYTFCIDILRVTMLHKTEHESVTVKAGLYHALADLGSTLIAFLGFGLATIGIFLGDALASMVLSAIIGYLSVRLIWSSGMELSDAISGDVATKVRKEILSIKGVCKCENLRVRRVGEKTFVEATVQVPDYMSLEEAHALASKIETDIKGSLGNADVTIHIEPLEAEGRTEKLVEKLATEVEGVKEAHEINVTCTRGRLYITLHAQVDPTMSIEKSHEIADKIEQKVSKGIRDVKNITVHIEPFDAELRKGSAVDENEIKEIVYHAMDKYKQTFEIKKIVTYVAEKRRYINIDCSFSGKPSIKDAHELASYIEEKLKEKFAETIVTVHIEPEKK; the protein is encoded by the coding sequence ATGGAAAAACACAATCAAAAACTGTTAATTCTGAAAATTTCGACAGTCGCAATAATGAGCGTAGTCTTTGTAGAAGTTATCTTGGGCTTTATTGTTGGAAGTTTAGCAATTCTAAGTGATGGCGCTCATGCGTTGTTAGATGCCATATCCATGTTTGTGCTCGTAATTGCGACAAGAGCTTCGCTTAAACCGCCAGACGAGGAGCACATGTATGGGCATGAAAAAATTGAGCCTATTGGCGGATTAATTGGCGGAATAATTCTCTCTGTTACAGCAGTTTTCTTGATGTTTGAGGCTGTTTTAAAACTTCTGGAAAGCAAGCCATATTTGATTTCAGAGTGGGAGTTTGCTGGTTTTATAGCCATCGCCTACACTTTCTGCATAGACATATTAAGAGTTACAATGTTGCATAAGACAGAACATGAAAGTGTAACGGTTAAAGCGGGACTCTACCATGCTCTAGCAGATTTAGGGTCAACACTCATCGCGTTTCTCGGATTTGGACTGGCAACGATAGGAATTTTCCTCGGCGACGCGCTAGCTTCCATGGTTCTTAGCGCTATAATAGGATACTTAAGCGTCAGATTAATCTGGAGCAGTGGAATGGAGTTAAGCGATGCAATATCAGGGGACGTTGCAACAAAAGTTAGGAAAGAAATACTCAGCATAAAAGGAGTCTGCAAATGCGAGAACTTGAGAGTCAGAAGGGTAGGCGAGAAAACCTTTGTGGAAGCTACGGTGCAAGTGCCAGATTACATGAGTCTAGAAGAAGCGCACGCACTAGCCTCAAAGATAGAAACAGATATCAAAGGCTCTCTGGGAAATGCAGATGTCACAATTCACATTGAACCATTAGAAGCAGAAGGACGAACTGAAAAGCTTGTGGAGAAATTGGCAACCGAAGTTGAAGGTGTAAAGGAAGCTCATGAAATAAATGTAACATGCACTAGAGGAAGACTGTACATAACATTGCATGCGCAAGTAGACCCAACGATGTCCATCGAAAAATCCCATGAAATAGCGGATAAAATTGAACAAAAAGTTAGTAAAGGAATACGGGATGTTAAAAACATAACTGTTCACATAGAACCATTTGACGCTGAATTGCGGAAAGGCTCTGCAGTAGACGAGAATGAAATAAAAGAAATTGTTTATCATGCTATGGATAAGTATAAGCAAACTTTTGAAATTAAAAAAATAGTGACTTACGTGGCTGAAAAAAGACGTTACATAAACATAGACTGCAGTTTCAGCGGCAAACCGTCAATAAAAGATGCGCATGAACTCGCTTCTTATATTGAAGAAAAATTGAAGGAAAAATTTGCGGAAACAATAGTCACCGTTCACATAGAACCAGAGAAAAAATAA